A window of the Phragmites australis chromosome 20, lpPhrAust1.1, whole genome shotgun sequence genome harbors these coding sequences:
- the LOC133901827 gene encoding uncharacterized protein LOC133901827, producing the protein MHVHIPPVEIHSPISIHLDLPFISTTPHRIRSTPRSYERRKKQLDRSLHASILPSDQGAMPCLAQEYHPKVPAATHYCKSLSSLIRETYAHCHVPCVRIPAGSGWSSGEDSDDDSGLDDALDTKQVILNEMRNRQMKKRSRCSVDSPTPAMSSTCTCTWSYTPLDPRTVLEKVSSPMKCVVVEEEAADDGGHFDADDESEAFFSVNSFFTRSTSRAATVASSAGGMDPPPPPLLRSPETWECFQDCEGWPFGLCRRSAVLLLPPLPSTPADSWKWRKSVSSLAARPDHSPAAAYSRKSTPSPRQH; encoded by the exons ATGCACGTCCACATCCctcctgtggaaatccattctCCAATCTCCATACATCTCGATCTCCCATTTATATCGACCACTCCTCATCGGATTAGGAGCACGCCTCGATCGTATGAACGCCGCAAAAAACAACTCGATCGGTCGCTGCACGCATCGATCCTCCCTAGTGATCAAGGAGCAATGCCTTGCTTGGCGCAGGAGTACCACCCCAAGGTGCCCGCCGCCACTCACTACTGCAAGTCCCTGTCCTCCCTCATCCGGGAGACCTACGCGCACTGCCATGTCCCCTGCGTCAGGATCCCCGCCGGCTCCGGGTGGAGCTCCGGCGAGGAcagcgacgatgacagcggccTCGACGACGCGCTCGACACCAAGCAG GTGATCCTCAACGAGATGAGGAACCGGCAGATGAAGAAGCGGTCGAGGTGCAGCGTCGACTCGCCGACGCCGGCGATGTCAAGCACCTGCACCTGCACCTGGTCGTATACGCCGCTCGATCCAAGAACCGTTCTTGAGAAGGTTTCAAGTCCTATGAAGTGCGtcgtggtggaggaggaggcagccgaTGACGGCGGTCACTTCGACGCAGACGACGAGAGCGAGGCGTTCTTCTCTGTGAATAGCTTCTTCACGCGCAGCACGAGCCGCGCGGCGACTGTGGCGTCGTCGGCGGGGGGCATggacccgccgccgccgccgctgctgcggTCGCCGGAGACGTGGGAGTGCTTCCAGGACTGCGAGGGGTGGCCGTTCGGGCTGTGCCGCCGGTCCGCCGTCCTcctgctgccgccgctgcccAGCACGCCGGCCGACTCGTGGAAATGGCGCAAGAGCGTCAGCAGCCTCGCCGCGCGGCCTGATCACAGCCCGGCTGCTGCTTACAGCCGCAAAAGTACTCCTTCACCGCGCCAGCATTAG